DNA from Mycolicibacterium alvei:
ATGTCGGCGCCGCTCAGAACGAGTATCTCGGGGTTGGAGGCCTCTACCTGAGAGATGGAGACCGGCATGTCAACCTGGCTGCGCCGAGTTCAGCCGGTCCGCATACTCCCCGTCGACGCGTTCGTAGGCGCCGGCGGCAGTGCCCAGTTTGTCGGCATGTGCGCTGACCTCGGCACCGACCATCCGGGCTGCACTGTCGACCACCGGGGAGATCTCTGCGCAGGCAGCGCCACTCTGCAGGCCCGGCATAGCCGCTGCCGCAGCGCTCAGCGGTTGTCGGATTCCGAGCCCGGCGATCGCGACGCCCACAGCGGTCTCGGTGGCAGCGGCCGAGCGCAACTCGGCCGGAACAACTTTGAGCTCAGAACCCATACCGGTAGCTTAGTGCCGCTCACGGGGTTGCCGAGGCGCCAATTTCAGGGGGTCTAACCGGCCGAAACCGACTGCGTTCCCGCGTCCGACGGGGTGCCCTTCAGGCCGCGCCAGAACAGGTTGATCATCAACTCGGCGGCCTCGTCGACGTCGGCGTCCCCGGTGCTCACCCGGCCGGCAATCGCCTCACCGGCGCCCACCAGCGCCACCGCCATCATCTCGAAGTCGCTGTCGGGCTGGGGATTACGCGTACCGGTACTGAGCAACCGGGCCACCAGGTCGATGATGCGATCGCGGCCCTCGCGGACGGTGTGGGCGAACGCCTGCGAACTGGTGGCCTGGGTGTACAGCACCATCCAGGACGCCCGGTTGGCGTCGATGTAGGTCAGGAACGCCAGCACAGCGCTGCGCAGCAGCTCCTTGGGGCTCTGGGTGAAGTCGATCTCTCCGCGCACCACGTCCACGAACCGGGTCAGCTCGCGGTTCAGGCAGGCGCCGAACAACTCCTCCTTGGAGCCGTAATAGAGGTACAGCATCGGCTTGGAGATCTCGGCCTCCGCGGCGATCGCGTCCATCGACGTCTCGTGATAGCCGTTGACCGAGAAAATCTGCACTGCAGCGTCGAGCATCTGCTGTTCGCGGACGGCCCGCGGCAGCCGCTTGGTTCCACCTGCCATCCGACCAGGATAAGCGTCGGGTGGACGGTCAGGGCAGCAGCTCAGTGCACTCCTAGCAGCGCACCCCGCCCTTGGCGTCCACATTGCGTTGCACCGCGGCGTCCACCGCAGCCTGGTTCAGCTGACCGTCGGCCAGCGCCTTCTCCAGGCCGTCGAGCACCGCGGGCACCTCGTCGGTGGTGATCCACAACGCGTTGTCGGCCCCGGCCTGCAGCGCCCGCAGCACCGCGCTGGCCACCCCGTAACGCTGGTTGATCGCCGCCATGCTGGACAGATCGTCGGTGTAGACCACGCCGTTGAAGCCCGGGCCGCCGTAACCGCCCGACCGCAGCAGTTGATAGGCGGCGGGGCTGAGGCTGGCCGGGTCGCTACCGGTCAGGCCCGGTACCTCCAGGTGTCCGACCATGACCGCGACCGGGCCCTCGGTGGTCAGGGTCCGGTACGGCACCAAGTCGTTGCTCTGCAGATCGGCGATCGGCGGGGTGGTCACCGAGCCGGTGTGCGAGTCACCCGAACCGTGACCGTGACCCGGGAAGTGCTTGAGCACCGGCAGCACCCCGGCGTCGCGCAGCCCGCGGGCGTAGGCGCCGGCGTACTCGGTGACCGTGGCCGGATTGTCGCCGAAGGACCGGTCACCGATGACGGTGTCGTCGGCATCCGAGGTGACGTCGACGACAGGTGCGAAGTCGACGGTGATGCCGAGGCCGCGCATCTTCTGACCGCGGTCCCGCGCGATGCCGTACACCTCGTCGACGGATTTGGTCTGGGCGAGCACGCGGGCCGACGGCTGCTCGCCGATCAACGAGGACAACCGCGACACCCGGCCGCCTTCCTCGTCCACGCTGACCGACAGTGGCAGGGGACCGGCGGCGGAGATGTCGGGCAGCGATCCGTCGTTGAGCATCGACAGGTCGGTCCAGCTGCCGATCATGATGCCGCCGACGTGCTGGCTGCCCACCACGGCACGTGCATCGGCCGCATCCTGGACCCCGACGGTCAGCAGTTGGGCGAGCTTGTCCCGGGACGACAGGGCCGCCAGGTCACATACCGGCGCCGCCGGGAGCGGCCCAGCGGTCGACATCGGCTTCGTGTCCGGGGAGGAAGATTCGGGTGCCGCCGACGGCGTGCTCGGCGAGCACGCCAGCAACAGTCCGGACAACGCTGCGAAAGTTGCGACGAGACGCGGAGAAGCCATGGGGCCCGACCTTAGCCGTTAGGCAGGCGGTAATCGATTTTGTGCGTGTCGGCCCACGTCCACCACGCACGGATCGGTGGGGTCGCCATGCTAGGTTGGCCGGGTGAACCGGTTCGTCATCCCCTCCGCGGCCAGCATTGTCGTCGGACTGTTGTTGGGGGCGGCCGCCGTTTTCGGTGTGACGCTGATGGTGCAGCAGGACACGAAGCCTCCGCTGCAGGCGGGCGACCCGGCGTCATCGGTGCTCAACAGGGTCGAGTACGGCGACCGGTCCTAGCTTGGATGTGCCGCTCACGCGGCGGGAAGCTGACCCGCCACTGGCGCGGCGCTGGCTGTGGGTCGTCGCCGTCGCGACACTGCTCCTGACTTTCGCCCAGTCGCCCGGAGAGATATCACCCGATACCAAACTGGACCTCACCGCCAATCCGCTGAGGTTTCTGGCTCGCGCCTTCAATCTGTGGAACAGCGACCTACCGTTCGGGCAGGCACAGAACCAGGCCTACGGCTACCTGTTTCCCCACGGCGCGTTCTTCCTGGCCGGCGATCTGCTGGGGATCCCCGGCTGGGTCACCCAGCGGCTGTGGTGGGCCCTGCTGCTGACCGTGGGCTTCTGGGGTTTCATACGGGTCGCCGAGGCCTTGAACGACGGGCGGGGCATCGGCAGCACCAGTTCGCGTGTCCTCGGTGCGCTCGCGTTCACCCTGTCGCCGCGTGTACTGACCACCCTCGGTGCGATCTCGTCCGAGACGCTGCCGATCATGCTGGCACCGTGGGTGCTGTTGCCGGTCATCCTGGCGTTTCGCGGAGCCGCGCCGGCGGCGACATCCTGTCAAGGCGACCGGAACCTGCGGCTGATGGCTGCCCGGTCCGCGGGCGCTGTGGCGTTGATGGGCGCGGTCAACGCGGTCGCGACACTGACCGGTTGCCTGGCCGCGATCATCTGGTGGGCCTGCCACCGGCCGAACAAGCTGTGGTGGCGATTCACCGCGTGGTGGTTCGGCTGCACGGCACTGGCCATCGCCTGGTGGGTCGTGGCCCTGGTGATGCTGGGTCGGATCAGCCCGCCTTTTCTGGACTTCATCGAATCCTCGGGCGTCACCACACAGTGGATGTCGCTGACCGAGATGCTGCGCGGCACCCACACCTGGACCCCGTTCGTCGCCTCCTCCGCCACCGCGGCGGCATCACTGGTGACAAGCACCGTCGCGGTGCTGGCGACCACCTTGGTGGCGGCGGCCGGATTGGCCGGGCTGGCGCTGCGTTCGATGCCGGCGCGGGGCCGCCTGATCACCATGCTGTTGATCGGTGTGGTGCTGCTCGGCCTGGGCTATTCCGGGGGGCTGGGCTCCCCGGTGGCGACGGCCGTCCAGGATTTCCTGGACGGAACGGGCACGCCGCTGCGCAACCTGGCCAAGCTCGATCCGGTGCTGCGACTTCCGCTGGCGCTGGGTCTGGCTCATCTGTTGGGTCGGATCTCACTGCCGGGCAGCGTGCCCCGGCCGGTGTGGTTGCGGGCCTTCGCCCGGCCCGAATACGACAAGCGCGTCGCGGTGGCGATCGTGGTGCTCGCCGCGCTGGCCGCCGGTACGTCGCTGG
Protein-coding regions in this window:
- a CDS encoding type VII secretion target produces the protein MGSELKVVPAELRSAAATETAVGVAIAGLGIRQPLSAAAAAMPGLQSGAACAEISPVVDSAARMVGAEVSAHADKLGTAAGAYERVDGEYADRLNSAQPG
- a CDS encoding TetR/AcrR family transcriptional regulator, which produces MAGGTKRLPRAVREQQMLDAAVQIFSVNGYHETSMDAIAAEAEISKPMLYLYYGSKEELFGACLNRELTRFVDVVRGEIDFTQSPKELLRSAVLAFLTYIDANRASWMVLYTQATSSQAFAHTVREGRDRIIDLVARLLSTGTRNPQPDSDFEMMAVALVGAGEAIAGRVSTGDADVDEAAELMINLFWRGLKGTPSDAGTQSVSAG
- a CDS encoding glycoside hydrolase family 3 N-terminal domain-containing protein is translated as MASPRLVATFAALSGLLLACSPSTPSAAPESSSPDTKPMSTAGPLPAAPVCDLAALSSRDKLAQLLTVGVQDAADARAVVGSQHVGGIMIGSWTDLSMLNDGSLPDISAAGPLPLSVSVDEEGGRVSRLSSLIGEQPSARVLAQTKSVDEVYGIARDRGQKMRGLGITVDFAPVVDVTSDADDTVIGDRSFGDNPATVTEYAGAYARGLRDAGVLPVLKHFPGHGHGSGDSHTGSVTTPPIADLQSNDLVPYRTLTTEGPVAVMVGHLEVPGLTGSDPASLSPAAYQLLRSGGYGGPGFNGVVYTDDLSSMAAINQRYGVASAVLRALQAGADNALWITTDEVPAVLDGLEKALADGQLNQAAVDAAVQRNVDAKGGVRC
- a CDS encoding DUF2613 domain-containing protein; protein product: MNRFVIPSAASIVVGLLLGAAAVFGVTLMVQQDTKPPLQAGDPASSVLNRVEYGDRS